The proteins below come from a single Drosophila teissieri strain GT53w chromosome 3L, Prin_Dtei_1.1, whole genome shotgun sequence genomic window:
- the LOC122616402 gene encoding zinc finger protein 706-like, with product MARGHQKIQSQAKASEKQAKLKKQQGHSANDQKKAAQKALVHVCAVCKSQMPDPKTYKQHFENKHPKNDMPEELKDV from the exons ATGGCACGTGGACACCAGAAGATCCAGTCGCAGGCGAAGGCCTCCGAGAAACAAGCCAAACTGAAGAAGCAGCAAGGACACAGTGCCAACGATCAGAAAAAGGCGGCTCAGAAGGCACTTGTCCATGTGTGCGCTGTTTGCAAG TCGCAAATGCCGGATCCCAAGACTTATAAGCAACATTTCGAGAACAAGCATCCCAAGAACGACATGCCCGAGGAGCTGAAGGATGTCTGA
- the LOC122617222 gene encoding zinc finger protein 706-like has product MARGHQKIQSQAKASEKQAKLKKQQGHSANDQKKAAQKALVHVCAVCKSQMPDPKTYKQHFENKHPKNDMPEELKDV; this is encoded by the exons ATGGCACGTGGACACCAGAAGATCCAGTCGCAGGCGAAGGCCTCCGAGAAACAGGCCAAGCTGAAGAAGCAGCAAGGACATAGTGCCAACGATCAGAAAAAGGCGGCTCAGAAGGCACTTGTCCATGTGTGCGCCGTTTGCAAG TCGCAAATGCCCGATCCCAAGACTTACAAGCAGCACTTCGAGAACAAGCATCCCAAGAACGACATGCCCGAGGAGCTAAAGGATGTCTGA
- the LOC122617561 gene encoding uncharacterized protein LOC122617561 isoform X2: MAPQQQNSTFIDDNLDSCPSLLNLPESPILPPRRCQNQDTNNNNNKQAFEERLVDESLSVGEPPLAPPIPIPVSMPMPMAPAPPHRQACKNKHGRENGNAGQASRRHRSISLYGVNSTVEQGHKEIPIWMDDGEARYVSGVTNKTTCDDIIKALIDDELRNGDGFYCGNNPKAAHLVKTP; the protein is encoded by the exons ATGGCGCCTCAACAACAGAACTCCACATTCATCGATGATAATCTGGACAGCTGTCCATCGCTATTAAATCTACCCGAAAGTCCCATTCTTCCGCCGCGACGCTGTCAGAATCAAGAcaccaacaataataataataagcagGCATTCGAGGAGCGCCTGGTGGATGAATCGCTATCGGTGGGGGAACCACCATTAGCACCACCTATACCCATACCTGTGTctatgcccatgcccatggcaccagcaccaccacatcGGCAAgcatgcaaaaataaacacggcAGGGAAAACGGGAACGCTGGCCAGGCCAGTCGTCGCCACCGTTCCATTTCCCTCTATGGCGTTAATAGCACTGTG GAGCAAGGCCACAAGGAAATCCCCATCTGGATGGACGATGGAGAGGCGCGTTACGTATCAGGAGTGACGAACAAGACGACGTGCGATGACATAATCAAGGCGCTGATTGATGACGAACTGCGGAATGGCGATGGGTTCTACTGCGGCAATAATCCGAAAG CTGCGCATCTCGTTAAAACACCGTGA
- the LOC122617561 gene encoding uncharacterized protein LOC122617561 isoform X1, translated as MAPQQQNSTFIDDNLDSCPSLLNLPESPILPPRRCQNQDTNNNNNKQAFEERLVDESLSVGEPPLAPPIPIPVSMPMPMAPAPPHRQACKNKHGRENGNAGQASRRHRSISLYGVNSTVEQGHKEIPIWMDDGEARYVSGVTNKTTCDDIIKALIDDELRNGDGFYCGNNPKDGGQRKAAAASRDYSDYIITESWGGIERCYDGNMAILPVWRAWSRVHNELRISLKHRDSFRDPLAMQLVPHSQTPTGFSMYKWLKKLLHLKKEKKAIPKPTKTPPKVPNKLKEKKMHGQKQTMPNDLVVIIMPDQLYKGTENTAKSKLYKLAENRVSKQRHRRRSRHEITKASVETFRTAIPSECNNNNYNVNNCIRRRKDKPLRNSVRYKLASLHADMNVRYEKEHALTRQLSEKCRLYRLQNERYKGPEMEVSVGQLQQNIEAYAEDIIKTEHELLELKNEIRHDISLINNLKRLTLEESEADAACKRGVAKVPHPSQENENTPQDAKNLQEMQFVDNIYEFCDNNASMLV; from the exons ATGGCGCCTCAACAACAGAACTCCACATTCATCGATGATAATCTGGACAGCTGTCCATCGCTATTAAATCTACCCGAAAGTCCCATTCTTCCGCCGCGACGCTGTCAGAATCAAGAcaccaacaataataataataagcagGCATTCGAGGAGCGCCTGGTGGATGAATCGCTATCGGTGGGGGAACCACCATTAGCACCACCTATACCCATACCTGTGTctatgcccatgcccatggcaccagcaccaccacatcGGCAAgcatgcaaaaataaacacggcAGGGAAAACGGGAACGCTGGCCAGGCCAGTCGTCGCCACCGTTCCATTTCCCTCTATGGCGTTAATAGCACTGTG GAGCAAGGCCACAAGGAAATCCCCATCTGGATGGACGATGGAGAGGCGCGTTACGTATCAGGAGTGACGAACAAGACGACGTGCGATGACATAATCAAGGCGCTGATTGATGACGAACTGCGGAATGGCGATGGGTTCTACTGCGGCAATAATCCGAAAG ATGGCGGCCAGAGgaaagcggcagcagcatcgcGTGACTACAGCGATTACATTATAACGGAAAGTTGGGGCGGAATAGAGCGGTGCTATGATGGCAACATGGCCATTTTGCCCGTTTGGCGCGCTTGGAGCCGTGTACACAATGAG CTGCGCATCTCGTTAAAACACCGTGATAGCTTCAGAGATCCACTTGCCATGCAATTAGTGCCCCATTCACAGACACCCACGGGATTTTCGATGTACAAGTGGCTCAAGAAGCTACTGCAtcttaaaaaggaaaaaaaggcGATACCGAAACCCACAAAAACGCCTCCGAAAGTGCCTAATAAATTGAAGGAGAAGAAAATGCACggtcaaaagcaaacaatgcCCAATGATTTGGTGGTGATTATAATGCCAGACCAACTGTATAAGGGTACCGAAAACACCGCCAAATCCAAACTTTATAAACTGGCCGAGAATCGCGTCTCCAAGCAGCGTCATCGAAGACGAAGTCGTCATGAGATAACGAAAGCCTCGGTTGAAACATTCAGAACAGCGATTCCCAGCGaatgcaataacaacaactaTAATGTTAATAATTGCATAAGGAGGCGAAAGGATAAGCCGTTGCGAAATAGCGTACGCTATAAGCTGGCATCTCTTCATGCGGATATGAATGTTCGCTATGAAAAGGAACACGCTCTAACACGACAGCTATCGGAAAAGTGCCGACTGTACCGATTGCAGAACGAACGGTACAAGGGACCGGAAATGGAGGTATCGGTCgggcaactgcaacaaaatATCGAAGCCTATGCCGAGGACATTATTAAAACGGAACACGAACTTCTCGAATTGAAAAATGAGATCAGACACGATATATCGCTGATCAATAATTTGAAACGTCTGACCTTGGAGGAATCGGAGGCAGATGCTGCCTGTAAAagaggcgtggcaaaagtACCACATCCCTcacaggaaaatgaaaatacccCTCAAGATGCTAAAAATTTGCAGGAAATGCAGTTTGTTGATAATATTTACGAGTTTTGCGATAATAATGCCAGTATGCTGGTGTAA
- the LOC122616401 gene encoding CDAN1-interacting nuclease 1, which yields MSQVPGLAGGNEQKRRKILSGGEYNRICQFINGFHGLAIDCEFELRNRFFRDVEPMALTCILQSELFNRARGHHWKQDQRGKKLLKVYEEQKNLYDNALLIQMACVEALNPVALCRMLLQEKYKARHRSHISQLLRHPHLIDDPRLAANVQQCIISDNQEGSITDLRRRIMGEEYELKLKNLAKEAGIHFYDEQDLRRMGYDKTPDIKMILPFLYKGSVINWIESKANFGDTKGHKFNIQQQLQSYCNRFGPGIIIYWFGYHEETPSLPDNNIGITVLADFPAKEDLVFMQLAQEEFPAETLATKEESSTGSQLLGEPFVVECPTKELKKLS from the exons ATGTCCCAAGTCCCGGGTTTGGCCGGCGGAAATGAGCAAAAGAGGCGGAAGATTCTGAGCGGCGGCGAGTACAATCGGATCTGCCAGTTCATCAACGGCTTCCACGGATTGGCCATCGACTGCGAGTTCGAGTTGAGGAATCGTTTCTTCAGGGACGTGGAACCAATGGCTTTGACATGCATCCTGCAATCGGAGCTCTTCAATCGGGCGCGGGGTCACCACTGGAAGCAGGACCAGAGAGGAAAGAAGCTCCTCAAAGT CTACGAGGAGCAGAAAAACTTGTACGACAATGCCCTCCTGATCCAAATGGCTTGTGTCGAGGCACTGAATCCGGTGGCTCTCTGCAGGATGCTGCTGCAGGAGAAGTACAAGGCGCGGCATCGATCGCACATCTCACAGCTTCTTAGGCATCCGCACCTCATCGACGATCCGCGGCTGGCGGCCAATGTGCAGCAGTGCATAATCAGCGACAATCAAGAGGGATCCATTACGGACCTGCGACGACGCATCATGGGCGAGGAGTACGAACTTAAGCTTAAGAATCTAGCTAAGGAGGCGGGAATCCATTTCTACGACGAGCAGGATTTGCGACGAATGGGATATGACAAGACGCCGGACATCAAGATGATACTGCCGTTCCTCTACAAGGGCTCTGTGATCAACTGGATCGAAAGCAAGGCCAATTTCGGGGACACCAAGGGACATAAATTCAACATccaacagcagctgcaaagCTACTGCAATCG ttttgggCCTGGAATCATAATCTACTGGTTTGGGTACCACGAGGAAACGCCCTCGCTTCCGGATAACAACATTGGCATTACAGTCCTTGCTGATTTTCCGGCCAAAGAAGATTTAGTTTTCATGCAACTAGCGCAAGAAGAATTCCCCGCTGAGACTCTGGCAACAAAAGAGGAAAGCAGTACCGGGAGTCAACTTTTAGGAGAGCCTTTTGTAGTTGAATGTCCAACCAAAGAACTGAAAAAACTTTCATGA